A DNA window from Paenibacillus andongensis contains the following coding sequences:
- a CDS encoding response regulator has protein sequence MQKILIVDDESIFREYLRTALDWEAYGFEICAEAKNGVEALEQVDLHRPDIALVDITMPFMDGLTLTEHLKQQYPATSVVLITGHNEFDYARKALKLGVEDYILKPFSKDELVLTLLKLQKEHQRAQEEKSTLKENQLLMKESFLNYLLSSDYNHSDEETSSRLQQFGESFDSLRFVVACIEIDNMDLKWNKVSERLLWKYAVTNILNEALEETENHLIFNGPEGRIICLVEHQGNGEHETPALGGYEKLCFLIKKYLKFTITVGVGRSQSGYRGIRTSYLEALEALQNKFVLGNDRVIAYGSGALESGTQAFYPTEVNEELLVQLRMQNGDKVDAKLEEIFQSIRDQRLSLDYTYVISMGLISVCLSYVTETGHPIEDCFGEAFFPYSEIKRLESIDATSLWIKELFNQAILYTGKHRKTRSSKIAQSAKEYIELYYGDPELQLDQIAQQVFINPSYLRAVFKKEIGMTVTDYVTHVRMHKAKDLLGKGNIRLADIAEQIGFNDPSYFSKSFKKFFGYSPSEYENNRL, from the coding sequence ATGCAGAAAATATTAATTGTTGATGATGAATCCATTTTCCGCGAATACTTGCGTACGGCATTAGATTGGGAAGCTTATGGGTTTGAAATATGTGCGGAAGCCAAAAATGGGGTCGAGGCGTTGGAGCAAGTCGACTTGCATCGTCCAGATATTGCCCTTGTGGATATTACCATGCCGTTTATGGATGGACTTACGCTGACCGAGCACTTGAAGCAGCAATATCCAGCTACAAGCGTGGTGCTGATTACGGGCCATAACGAATTTGATTACGCTCGAAAGGCACTTAAGCTTGGTGTTGAAGATTACATTCTGAAGCCATTTTCGAAGGATGAATTGGTGCTGACGCTACTTAAGCTTCAGAAGGAGCATCAGCGGGCTCAGGAAGAGAAGTCCACGTTGAAGGAAAATCAGCTGTTGATGAAGGAGAGTTTTCTTAATTATTTGTTAAGCAGTGATTACAACCATTCCGATGAGGAAACAAGTTCAAGACTTCAGCAATTTGGGGAATCCTTCGACTCCCTCCGTTTTGTGGTGGCTTGTATAGAAATTGATAACATGGATCTCAAATGGAACAAAGTGAGTGAACGATTGCTTTGGAAATATGCGGTGACGAACATTCTGAACGAGGCGCTGGAGGAAACGGAGAATCATTTGATATTTAATGGGCCAGAGGGGCGCATTATTTGTTTGGTGGAGCACCAAGGGAATGGTGAGCATGAAACTCCTGCGTTAGGCGGTTATGAAAAATTGTGTTTCCTGATCAAGAAATATTTGAAATTTACGATTACGGTCGGTGTTGGTCGTAGTCAATCCGGTTATCGGGGGATCCGTACTTCCTATTTGGAGGCGCTTGAAGCGTTGCAAAATAAGTTTGTGCTGGGGAATGATCGTGTTATTGCCTACGGGTCAGGAGCCTTGGAGTCAGGGACGCAAGCCTTTTATCCCACAGAAGTGAATGAAGAGCTGCTCGTTCAATTACGTATGCAAAACGGGGATAAGGTAGATGCTAAGTTGGAAGAAATTTTCCAATCGATTCGTGATCAGCGGCTATCTTTAGATTACACCTATGTCATTAGCATGGGACTTATTTCTGTTTGTTTGTCTTATGTAACGGAAACGGGGCACCCGATTGAAGACTGCTTCGGAGAAGCCTTTTTTCCCTATAGTGAAATCAAACGGTTGGAATCTATTGATGCTACATCCCTATGGATCAAGGAATTGTTCAATCAAGCGATCCTTTATACGGGTAAACACCGAAAGACCCGATCGTCGAAAATTGCCCAATCCGCCAAAGAATATATCGAGCTGTATTATGGAGATCCCGAACTGCAATTGGATCAAATTGCGCAGCAGGTGTTTATCAATCCCAGCTATCTGCGGGCTGTTTTCAAGAAGGAAATCGGCATGACGGTGACCGATTATGTCACGCATGTTCGTATGCATAAAGCGAAGGATTTACTGGGTAAAGGAAACATACGCCTTGCGGATATTGCTGAACAAATCGGCTTTAACGATCCTAGTTACTTTAGTAAAAGTTTCAAGAAATTTTTTGGTTATTCCCCTAGTGAGTATGAAAATAACCGCTTATAA
- a CDS encoding methyl-accepting chemotaxis protein, protein MRKRLVVRIIAAVMIVILALSAGNIFIEIRNAKKAGMEAISSYGIRLAESYVQGIDAKKWEQFLKDPKENELYWNIRQELDQYRTQIGALYVYLVRIDEKNQPLLMIDGQPKGESSASPINEVTDIPEEAVQALLKGNSASSPLIVNPQYGKYVSTYAPLKSADGKTIGVLGIDTEAGVIERISNSLIIGNISVYLLMLFLTLLGLGAVMLLISRSLRPLQRIVAGAESIAKGDLLLAQQQLAANPVHSIDEIGAVYQAMNKMSGNINDILKTIVSNVSHTSDQFVATTEKFNTEAHHLLEMNTKVNVSIQMLAEGATTQQSSTNESAHSMEEMATAIQRISEASLTASDASMNALESAESGQTIVKNMNGQFITITSATEEALNRAALLRGHSQEIGVALSAISDIAEQTKLLALNASIEAARAGEHGAGFAVVAGEVRKLADNATGSAHLIAGLLQNIQKESQLMGEAMESGMKEIRTGADLTMKAEAFFSHIVEQFRYVSEQIHDISSATEQMTAGAEEVTASVIDIANIAKASSDGTLDIHRLTQDQLKIAQEIADSATALSGLTDEMRLSIQRINV, encoded by the coding sequence ATGAGAAAACGATTGGTCGTGCGCATCATTGCGGCCGTGATGATAGTCATTTTGGCATTATCCGCAGGCAATATTTTCATTGAAATCAGAAATGCCAAGAAAGCAGGGATGGAGGCAATATCCAGCTATGGCATTCGATTAGCGGAGAGCTACGTCCAAGGCATCGATGCAAAAAAATGGGAACAATTCTTAAAAGATCCTAAGGAGAACGAGTTGTATTGGAATATCAGGCAGGAACTAGACCAATACCGTACGCAAATAGGAGCGCTATATGTGTATCTTGTTCGAATTGATGAGAAAAATCAGCCTCTCCTTATGATCGACGGACAACCAAAAGGAGAAAGTTCGGCTTCACCAATCAATGAAGTAACAGATATTCCAGAAGAAGCTGTTCAGGCATTGCTTAAAGGGAATTCGGCGAGTTCACCCTTGATCGTAAACCCGCAATACGGTAAATATGTCTCGACTTATGCACCTTTGAAAAGCGCTGATGGTAAAACCATCGGAGTCCTAGGTATCGATACGGAAGCGGGCGTCATCGAACGTATTTCCAACAGCTTGATCATAGGGAACATCTCTGTCTATCTGCTGATGCTCTTCCTCACCTTACTTGGACTTGGCGCGGTTATGCTGCTTATTTCCCGTTCACTGCGTCCGTTACAACGGATTGTTGCAGGTGCGGAAAGCATTGCAAAGGGAGACCTTCTCCTTGCACAGCAGCAATTAGCTGCAAATCCAGTTCATTCGATAGATGAAATTGGTGCCGTGTATCAGGCGATGAACAAGATGTCAGGCAACATCAATGACATTTTAAAAACGATTGTATCGAATGTATCGCACACCTCGGATCAATTTGTAGCGACGACGGAAAAGTTCAACACGGAAGCTCATCATTTGCTGGAAATGAATACAAAAGTAAACGTATCGATACAAATGCTCGCTGAAGGAGCTACTACGCAACAGTCAAGCACCAATGAGAGTGCACATTCGATGGAGGAGATGGCCACGGCCATCCAACGTATTTCGGAAGCTTCTTTAACAGCATCTGACGCATCGATGAATGCGCTGGAGAGTGCGGAATCCGGACAAACGATCGTAAAGAATATGAACGGTCAATTCATCACCATTACTTCCGCAACAGAAGAAGCGCTTAATCGAGCTGCCTTGCTGCGCGGCCACTCACAGGAAATTGGGGTAGCCTTATCGGCTATTTCGGATATCGCAGAACAAACGAAACTGCTTGCGCTTAATGCCTCTATTGAGGCAGCGCGAGCGGGTGAGCACGGTGCAGGCTTCGCTGTAGTAGCGGGTGAAGTGCGCAAACTTGCGGACAATGCGACAGGATCAGCTCATTTAATTGCTGGATTGCTGCAAAATATTCAGAAGGAATCACAGCTTATGGGTGAGGCCATGGAATCGGGGATGAAGGAGATCCGGACCGGGGCTGACCTCACGATGAAAGCGGAAGCGTTCTTTAGCCATATCGTGGAACAGTTCCGTTATGTGTCGGAGCAAATTCATGATATCTCATCAGCAACAGAGCAGATGACAGCAGGAGCTGAAGAGGTGACAGCATCTGTTATAGACATAGCGAATATTGCCAAGGCTTCATCAGACGGAACGCTGGATATTCACAGGCTCACACAGGATCAACTTAAGATTGCTCAAGAAATAGCGGATTCAGCAACGGCATTGAGCGGATTAACGGATGAAATGCGATTGTCGATTCAACGAATTAATGTATAA
- a CDS encoding sensor histidine kinase → MQFLQKYTTMPWFRNQRIRYKIIMIYFPLIFVPLFVLGFVSNQVYTNAIVKKTVKNVSDNSSLIITRITGMLTNVESCANMLTINLNKLIVEDPQSQGASETSLQMYTQITNQLSFAMLVFPDVQSAAYIDTNGRVFGSNLLMERNQELTASSEMLKQIDATSGNNIWFPMQQRNYLTPDSQEIVMTLGKRIVNIYTGQKLGMLVLNIKESSLSAIYQKIGSIQDGSYFIVNEGGVVISSQHSEDLLHEVTDPTLKNWITSNRDTSDLTSFQHQKTLVVSSDVPSFGWKLISMAPLESLTADTRKITVLIVLIGLICLFFALLGAGMLSQLIAKPIMGLTKHMKKVKEGSLDIEFQVNSEDEIGLLASGFNAMIRRVQELLTNINFEQKKKREYELALIQAQIKPHFLYNTLDVIYTLSEMGRARDVQRTTKALADFYRAALSKGRETITIEEEVRNVKDYLSIQRIRYSDVFTFEFDIRGEVLGGLIPKLTIQPLVENAIYHGLKTKGSMGLLRVTGEIVEGKIKIVVSDDGVGMMPERLEALVKRPESPEQAVGYGLRNVNDRIQLYFGDEYGLQIESQPGQGTEVTLWLPFQSEEG, encoded by the coding sequence ATGCAGTTTCTACAAAAATATACAACCATGCCTTGGTTTCGTAATCAACGCATTCGTTATAAAATCATCATGATTTATTTTCCGCTCATCTTCGTGCCTTTATTTGTATTAGGTTTTGTCTCGAATCAAGTATATACGAATGCGATTGTCAAAAAGACGGTAAAAAATGTTTCGGATAACTCGTCCCTCATTATTACGCGCATCACGGGCATGTTAACGAATGTAGAAAGCTGCGCCAATATGCTGACGATCAATCTCAACAAATTGATCGTGGAAGACCCGCAATCCCAGGGGGCATCGGAAACGAGCCTACAGATGTACACGCAGATTACGAATCAGTTGAGCTTTGCCATGCTTGTATTTCCCGATGTCCAATCGGCTGCGTATATAGATACGAATGGTCGGGTATTTGGATCTAATCTCCTAATGGAACGGAATCAGGAGTTGACCGCGAGCAGTGAAATGCTGAAACAGATTGACGCCACCAGTGGCAATAATATTTGGTTTCCCATGCAGCAGCGTAATTACTTGACCCCTGATTCGCAAGAAATTGTCATGACGCTGGGTAAGCGGATTGTGAATATTTATACAGGGCAAAAGCTCGGTATGCTCGTACTGAATATCAAAGAAAGCTCCTTATCTGCGATTTATCAGAAAATCGGCTCCATCCAGGATGGCAGCTATTTTATCGTGAATGAGGGAGGCGTCGTTATTTCATCGCAGCATTCGGAGGATTTGCTTCATGAAGTAACAGATCCAACACTGAAAAACTGGATTACTTCTAATAGGGATACGTCGGATCTAACCTCTTTTCAACATCAGAAAACGCTAGTAGTAAGCTCCGATGTTCCTAGCTTTGGGTGGAAACTTATCTCGATGGCTCCACTGGAATCTTTAACCGCGGATACGCGTAAAATCACTGTCCTTATTGTGCTTATTGGGTTGATCTGTTTATTTTTTGCTTTGCTTGGAGCGGGTATGCTTTCGCAGTTAATCGCCAAACCGATTATGGGGCTAACCAAACATATGAAGAAGGTCAAAGAAGGCAGTTTGGACATCGAATTCCAGGTAAATTCAGAGGATGAGATTGGTTTATTGGCCTCAGGCTTTAATGCGATGATAAGGCGAGTTCAAGAGCTGCTGACGAACATTAATTTTGAGCAAAAAAAGAAGCGTGAATACGAGCTGGCGCTTATTCAGGCGCAAATTAAGCCGCACTTTCTGTATAACACCTTGGATGTTATTTATACCTTGTCAGAAATGGGACGAGCAAGGGATGTTCAGCGAACAACCAAAGCGTTGGCCGATTTCTATCGCGCAGCTCTGAGTAAAGGTAGAGAGACGATCACGATTGAGGAAGAAGTTCGCAACGTGAAGGATTATTTATCCATTCAGCGTATCCGATATTCCGATGTATTTACCTTTGAATTTGATATCCGGGGCGAGGTACTCGGCGGTCTTATACCGAAATTAACCATTCAACCGCTTGTTGAAAATGCGATCTACCATGGACTTAAAACAAAGGGCAGCATGGGTCTTCTTAGAGTAACAGGTGAAATTGTGGAGGGGAAAATCAAGATTGTTGTTAGCGATGACGGGGTTGGGATGATGCCGGAACGGCTTGAGGCTCTTGTGAAGAGGCCGGAATCTCCGGAGCAAGCTGTCGGCTATGGGTTAAGGAACGTGAATGATCGTATACAGCTTTATTTTGGCGATGAGTATGGCCTACAGATTGAAAGTCAACCGGGGCAGGGCACAGAAGTAACACTATGGCTCCCTTTTCAAAGTGAGGAAGGTTAA
- a CDS encoding PASTA domain-containing protein — translation MHKKMGTRYVPDTQIVALPHGTLRYGDDLFLTRKVLLYQIELQPGQIGEDYIRTLHHKAAFIHDGFQHILDTSVEEDSVTIILQAKPGSLFSNHVNKKNMSFHTIIAMIADLGVSLLDAMEERITGFSVGAENLWLDDHGKLSVINYWDKCDPQAQGAIGLCRLMIQLFTGAETITGAFDVMHTHLERAPIPSATYEQKLALIKLIKLVCQGHASLSSLIFGLRSLPSSGQKQDVGPSHKQIHYQNPSNIQNHGVDEVDVEDEVEEVAPAAKKRHQSMSALSKAGIGAIAILVVVLVTVWALWPSSKTKTVVVVPIPTSTPVAPTNTPAPSTTKPLGDSNKQTEEVAIPNLVGLSQADAEAQALAAGLHYNFLIEANDKPKGTVIKQDPKSGTKGLQGDNVTFWVSKGSQ, via the coding sequence ATGCATAAAAAGATGGGTACACGATATGTGCCAGATACACAGATCGTCGCATTACCTCATGGCACTCTGCGTTACGGCGATGATTTATTTCTAACTCGAAAGGTTCTCCTTTATCAAATAGAGCTTCAACCTGGACAGATCGGTGAAGATTACATTCGAACCCTTCATCATAAAGCAGCTTTCATACATGACGGATTTCAACATATCCTGGATACATCTGTAGAAGAAGATTCGGTTACGATCATTCTGCAAGCCAAGCCAGGCTCACTATTCTCCAACCATGTTAATAAGAAAAATATGTCTTTCCACACCATCATAGCCATGATTGCTGATCTAGGGGTTTCCTTGCTTGACGCGATGGAGGAACGTATAACAGGATTTTCAGTAGGCGCTGAAAACTTATGGTTAGATGATCACGGCAAACTTTCCGTCATTAACTATTGGGACAAATGCGATCCGCAGGCACAAGGTGCCATCGGGCTTTGTCGGTTGATGATTCAGCTCTTTACCGGCGCTGAGACGATTACCGGCGCTTTTGATGTGATGCATACACATCTGGAGCGCGCGCCTATTCCATCTGCGACATATGAGCAGAAATTAGCTTTAATTAAGCTGATTAAGCTCGTCTGCCAAGGTCACGCATCACTTTCTTCGTTGATTTTTGGATTGCGGAGTTTACCATCTTCCGGTCAAAAACAGGACGTGGGGCCTAGCCACAAACAAATTCATTACCAAAACCCGAGTAACATTCAAAACCACGGGGTGGATGAGGTTGATGTTGAGGATGAGGTAGAGGAAGTTGCACCCGCAGCTAAAAAGCGACATCAATCAATGAGCGCTTTAAGTAAGGCAGGGATAGGAGCAATTGCTATTTTGGTCGTCGTCTTGGTCACGGTTTGGGCACTTTGGCCATCTTCCAAAACAAAGACCGTAGTTGTGGTACCTATACCAACCTCCACACCTGTTGCGCCTACAAATACACCAGCCCCCTCTACCACGAAGCCACTCGGAGATTCCAACAAACAAACCGAGGAAGTCGCAATACCGAACTTGGTTGGTCTATCTCAAGCTGATGCCGAGGCGCAAGCTTTGGCTGCAGGTCTGCATTACAATTTTTTGATTGAAGCAAATGATAAGCCAAAGGGAACCGTCATTAAACAAGATCCAAAGTCAGGTACGAAAGGCTTGCAGGGCGACAATGTTACGTTTTGGGTTAGCAAAGGGAGTCAGTGA
- a CDS encoding carbohydrate ABC transporter permease gives MRKFMGNKAAIMLFTLPALLLYTVIVFYPILQTFYRSTFEWDGLSEGTFIFLDNYIRLFQDSIFYTSLYNGFVFAGILAIVQIGIGTVLAFAVAEGFRGSKFLRISYFIPVVLSITVVCQLWLAMYNSEYGLINKIFEALGISYRQDWLTNNKTAIFAIAFVNAWQYMGYQFALLLAAVKSVPEQYLEAARIDGASKFKAHMAITIPMLAETYKFCLVLAITGGLNAFANMFIMTGGGPGNSTYTLTYLMYRSAFRVGEFGYGSAAAAFLVIECLIVTLAINRLIARERITF, from the coding sequence ATGCGCAAATTCATGGGAAATAAGGCAGCTATTATGCTTTTCACACTGCCGGCACTCCTTTTGTATACAGTTATTGTGTTTTATCCGATTTTGCAAACTTTCTATCGCAGTACATTCGAGTGGGATGGGTTAAGCGAAGGCACTTTTATTTTTCTGGATAACTACATTCGTTTGTTTCAAGACAGTATTTTCTACACTTCGCTTTACAATGGTTTCGTTTTTGCCGGTATTTTGGCTATCGTGCAAATCGGGATCGGCACCGTGCTTGCTTTTGCCGTCGCAGAAGGGTTCAGAGGAAGCAAGTTTCTAAGAATTAGCTACTTCATTCCTGTGGTTCTTTCTATTACGGTGGTATGTCAGCTGTGGTTAGCTATGTATAACAGTGAGTACGGCTTGATTAATAAAATATTTGAAGCTCTCGGGATCTCGTATCGTCAGGATTGGCTGACGAACAACAAAACAGCGATTTTCGCCATTGCCTTCGTGAATGCTTGGCAGTACATGGGTTACCAATTCGCGTTGCTGCTGGCGGCAGTAAAGTCCGTTCCGGAGCAATATCTAGAGGCTGCGCGTATTGATGGAGCATCGAAGTTCAAAGCACACATGGCGATTACGATACCAATGCTGGCTGAAACATATAAGTTTTGTTTGGTTCTGGCGATTACAGGCGGGTTGAATGCTTTCGCCAATATGTTCATTATGACGGGCGGGGGCCCAGGGAATTCCACGTACACATTGACCTATCTCATGTACCGCTCGGCGTTCCGCGTTGGTGAATTCGGCTATGGAAGCGCCGCGGCTGCTTTCTTGGTCATCGAATGCTTAATTGTGACTTTGGCTATAAACCGACTGATCGCCAGAGAACGGATTACATTTTAA
- a CDS encoding GNAT family N-acetyltransferase: MTTAGLFDSFPLLTTDRLCLRQMNTEDAEDLYLFYSDSKVTQYLDWHGPVSVQDSRDLIHSWNQYFQDKRLFPWGISMKSDPTLIGTVMFMPIRDTFEKKPLLPLNVGFELNRHYWNKGIMSEALEAVLAFSREHIGAHRIQAEVFPENKASLKVLEKLGFKQEGLMHQYVMHEVTRTFLDVIMLAFINNT, encoded by the coding sequence TTGACAACGGCCGGTTTATTCGACTCCTTCCCCCTACTAACAACAGACCGTTTATGTTTGCGTCAAATGAACACGGAGGATGCGGAGGATCTTTACCTCTTCTATTCCGACTCTAAGGTCACCCAATATCTAGACTGGCATGGTCCTGTATCAGTACAAGATTCCAGAGACCTAATTCACTCATGGAATCAATATTTTCAAGATAAAAGGTTATTCCCTTGGGGGATATCCATGAAGTCCGATCCCACCTTAATTGGCACTGTCATGTTCATGCCGATTCGAGATACATTTGAAAAAAAGCCCCTTCTTCCTCTCAACGTAGGCTTCGAATTAAACCGACATTATTGGAATAAGGGCATCATGTCTGAAGCTCTGGAAGCAGTTCTTGCCTTTAGTCGGGAACATATTGGAGCACATCGCATTCAAGCGGAAGTATTCCCTGAGAATAAAGCCTCTTTGAAGGTTTTGGAGAAGCTGGGTTTTAAGCAAGAAGGACTGATGCATCAATATGTAATGCATGAAGTGACGCGAACATTTCTGGATGTGATCATGCTTGCTTTTATTAATAATACATAA
- a CDS encoding carbohydrate ABC transporter permease — translation MNGILKLRKKNPLLGIFLWVYAGLSVYPLLWMVFYSLKNNNEIFVSNPFGFPTHLRFENYVDAWSRFNVPVYFSNSLLVAAATVVGTIVLSVTFSYAVARMQWRWKEAARIYVVIGMFIPVQVIMIPLAILVREFHLANTYWALIVPYIAFNISFSSMVFYGFFRSIPVELEESACMDGASIYRTFYTIILPIIKPAIATMVIFIFLSAWNEFTMALILITKESLKTLPLGLLFFQGQFTTNWGAMGAAMTIASLPTVLVYVLFSEQVEKALTVGSAVKG, via the coding sequence ATGAACGGAATACTCAAATTGCGTAAAAAGAATCCGCTCCTGGGCATCTTCTTATGGGTATATGCGGGGTTGTCGGTGTATCCACTGCTGTGGATGGTCTTTTATTCGCTTAAAAATAACAATGAAATCTTCGTATCGAATCCATTCGGTTTTCCGACACATCTACGTTTCGAGAACTATGTGGATGCTTGGTCAAGGTTTAATGTTCCCGTCTACTTCAGCAACAGCTTGCTTGTAGCAGCGGCGACCGTTGTAGGCACGATTGTACTTTCTGTTACGTTCTCCTATGCCGTTGCCAGAATGCAGTGGCGCTGGAAGGAAGCCGCTCGCATTTATGTCGTGATCGGGATGTTCATCCCTGTGCAAGTTATTATGATTCCACTAGCGATACTTGTACGGGAATTCCATTTGGCGAACACGTATTGGGCGCTGATCGTGCCTTATATTGCCTTCAATATTTCATTCTCCAGCATGGTTTTCTACGGCTTTTTCCGCAGTATTCCGGTTGAGCTGGAAGAATCCGCTTGTATGGATGGGGCCAGTATTTACCGGACCTTCTATACGATCATATTGCCGATTATTAAACCAGCAATTGCAACGATGGTGATCTTCATCTTCTTGTCGGCATGGAATGAATTTACGATGGCATTAATTTTGATTACCAAAGAATCCTTGAAAACATTGCCGCTCGGACTGCTCTTCTTCCAAGGTCAGTTCACCACCAACTGGGGGGCGATGGGCGCGGCGATGACGATTGCGAGCTTGCCAACTGTGCTTGTGTATGTACTTTTTAGTGAGCAAGTGGAGAAAGCGTTAACCGTAGGTTCTGCTGTGAAAGGGTAG
- a CDS encoding ABC transporter substrate-binding protein, with protein sequence MKKMAVTLVSLLAATSLAACGTTNTTKDAGATSAPTAAATAAPVKSDAKPVKLRIYAQYADEDTKTPYDYAVAELKKEMPNVELELDIQAQDDGQKLKTYAATGNLPDIFQAGLDIIDTFKKSNNILVLDEYVTKFGFKDKMQPSAMNTLVTDDGHTYAFPYAGNEVALLYYNKDLFQQNGVKVPTTYDEMMTAVKAFNAKGITPLSIFAKEKWPCVALYDMFVSRAEPAGVTKLDKGLAKADDTAYKTAAEKLIELVKAGMLPKGATNLNYDQAAALYHEGKAAMFINGQWEIEAATKALGDKAGYMYLPAADAAAYEKGKTAFSGSGGPGGYAVSANTKDKELAAKVASFLSLKYAEYKFTNRSNPIVATKVDKPIVKPFPPMMDQLSKDIPKITSTTAFSWGLSNPKFKAALEDATQNLMTGNYTADQFVKDLNKAAVTAK encoded by the coding sequence ATGAAAAAAATGGCAGTCACTCTCGTAAGCTTGCTCGCGGCTACTAGCCTTGCAGCTTGCGGAACTACAAACACAACCAAAGATGCAGGTGCAACAAGCGCGCCAACGGCTGCAGCAACAGCAGCACCCGTGAAGTCGGATGCAAAGCCGGTCAAACTTAGAATTTATGCCCAGTACGCCGATGAAGATACGAAAACACCTTATGACTATGCGGTTGCGGAATTGAAGAAGGAAATGCCGAATGTTGAGCTGGAACTTGATATTCAAGCGCAAGATGATGGCCAAAAGCTGAAGACTTATGCAGCAACAGGCAATCTACCTGACATTTTCCAAGCAGGACTAGACATTATTGATACGTTTAAAAAATCCAATAATATTTTAGTTCTGGATGAATACGTGACGAAATTTGGCTTCAAAGACAAAATGCAGCCAAGCGCAATGAACACGCTCGTTACAGATGATGGACATACTTATGCTTTCCCTTATGCTGGTAACGAAGTAGCTCTTCTTTACTACAACAAAGATTTGTTCCAACAAAATGGTGTGAAAGTGCCGACTACTTATGATGAAATGATGACGGCTGTTAAAGCGTTCAATGCGAAAGGCATTACGCCACTATCCATTTTTGCGAAAGAAAAATGGCCCTGCGTAGCCCTTTATGACATGTTCGTTTCACGCGCTGAACCCGCTGGTGTGACGAAGCTTGATAAAGGTCTTGCCAAAGCAGATGATACAGCTTACAAAACAGCTGCTGAGAAACTTATCGAGCTGGTTAAAGCAGGCATGCTGCCAAAAGGCGCTACGAACTTGAACTACGATCAAGCAGCAGCGCTCTATCATGAAGGCAAAGCAGCGATGTTCATTAACGGTCAGTGGGAAATCGAAGCGGCGACGAAAGCGCTTGGTGACAAGGCTGGCTACATGTACCTTCCAGCTGCAGATGCAGCCGCTTATGAAAAAGGCAAAACAGCATTCAGCGGCAGCGGCGGTCCTGGTGGATATGCGGTATCTGCCAACACCAAGGATAAAGAGCTTGCAGCGAAAGTGGCATCCTTCCTCTCCTTGAAATATGCGGAGTACAAATTCACGAACCGCAGTAATCCAATTGTAGCAACAAAAGTAGATAAACCGATTGTGAAGCCATTCCCACCGATGATGGATCAGCTTTCCAAAGATATTCCGAAAATCACAAGCACAACAGCGTTCTCTTGGGGATTGTCCAATCCGAAGTTCAAAGCAGCGCTTGAAGATGCTACGCAAAACCTGATGACTGGTAATTATACAGCGGATCAATTCGTGAAAGATTTGAATAAAGCGGCAGTAACAGCGAAATAA